The Mixophyes fleayi isolate aMixFle1 chromosome 1, aMixFle1.hap1, whole genome shotgun sequence genome includes a region encoding these proteins:
- the RASL11B gene encoding ras-like protein family member 11B encodes MRLIQNMCTISECPPATGTDSAGTSSGTGGSRVIKIAVVGGSGVGKTALVVRFLTKRFIGDYERNAGNLYSRQVQIDGMNLAIQVQDTPGVQIHEQSLECNEQLNRCIRWADAVVIVFSITDCKSYELLNHLHQHVRQLHPDNRVPIVMVANKADLLHLKQVEPQHGLQLANMLGCTFYEVSVSENYIDVYNAFQILCKEISKHQTTSTPEKRKNSLIPRPKSPNMQDLKRRFKQVLSAKVRTATSV; translated from the exons ATGCGTCTGATCCAGAACATGTGCACTATCTCTGAATGCCCACCGGCCACTGGCACCGACAGTGCGGGCACCAGCAGTGGCACTGGCGGCAGCAGGGTCATCAAGATCGCTGTGGTTGGAGGCAGTGGAGTAGGCAAGACAG CCCTGGTGGTCAGATTTCTCACCAAACGGTTTATTGGCGACTATGAAAGAAACGCAG GAAACCTGTACAGCAGACAAGTGCAGATAGATGGGATGAATCTTGCTATCCAAGTGCAGGACACTCCAGGTGTACAG ATACACGAACAGAGTCTGGAGTGCAATGAGCAGCTTAATAGATGTATCAGATGGGCAGATGCTGTTGTCATCGTCTTCTCCATTACAGACTGTAAAAGCTATGAACTTCTAAACCACCTTCACCAGCACGTGCGCCAACTGCATCCCGACAACAGAGTTCCCATTGTAATGGTGGCCAACAAAGCGGACCTCTTGCACCTCAAGCAAGTAGAGCCGCAGCATGGACTCCAGCTGGCCAACATGCTAGGGTGCACGTTCTACGAAGTGAGTGTCAGCGAGAACTATATTGATGTGTACAACGCCTTTCAAATACTTTGTAAGGAAATCAGCAAGCACCAGACCACAAGTACCCCCGAAAAGAGGAAAAACTCTCTCATCCCACGGCCAAAGTCTCCCAACATGCAGGACCTGAAGAGACGGTTTAAGCAGGTTCTGTCTGCCAAGGTCAGGACTGCTACATCCGTCTGA